The nucleotide window GGGAGCGCCGATGATCAGCAGCGTGTACAGCATCAAAATATCGGTGAAGAGATACGAATCCCGCACCGTTAGCACATCGAGCGCGAAGCGCAGCGGATTGGCAATCTCTTCGGCGGGCGTCCACGGAGCGCCGATCCACCACGTAACATAGGCCAGCATAAAGGTGAGCACGAACGTCAGGATATACAGCGTGCGCGCGCGGCGCAGCGCTTTGAGCAGCGCCGCCCGAAAGCCCTCGCGCTCAATGATGCGACGATAGATCGTGCCGAGCAGCAGCCCGGAGATAAAGACGAATCCTTCGGCGGCGGAGACAAAAAAGAGATTGCCGCCGGTCAGTATCCGCAGCGGCGAGTACCCGCCGATATGATCGACCACCATGATAAAGATGCACAGACCACGGAGAAAATCGAGGCGGAGGTCGCGCTTCTCAGCTTCGCGGTACATCCAGTGGTCACGTATCTGCGCTAACCAGAGCTGGCTCAGCCGAGATACACCCGGATAGCTTTGATTATGTTGTGTTGCCATAGCTCCTATCACATGGCTATGTCTGCTGTACGAACAGCGCTCCACTGCGCTCGTACCAGCATCCAATGAGGTGATAGGCTACTTCTTTGCAGCCCACCGGTCCATTGCAAACAGTATGCCAACAATATGCACCACCGCAGGCAACGACCATTCCTTTTCAAAAGGCGGGATTATACCACAACAAAAAAACCGACTCCCATGACAGGAGCCGGGTGCCGGTGCCGTGAAGTTTGAGGATTCGCTAGAGCGCCGCCAGGCCGGGGCTGTTGGGTTGGCCCCAAACATTTCCCTCGCCTACAGTACCCTGTGAACGCTTTCCCGAAAAGGTTGTTTGATTCTAAGCTAGAGGATCTCGTGAGCGTCGACGATCGAGTAGCGATAGCCTTGTTCGGCTAGAAACAACTGGCGCTTCGCCGAAAACTCCTGATCGCGGGAGTCGCGGGTGACGAGCGTATAAAACCGCGCGCCGCGTCCATCGGCTTTGGGACGCAGAATCCGACCCAGGCGCTGCGCCTCCTCCTGCCGCGATCCAAAGGTTCCCGATACCTGGATCGCAATGTTGGCATCGGGCAGATCCACGGCGAAGTTCGCGATCTTCGACACGACCAGCAGCGGGATCGCGCCTTGCTTGAAGGCGGCATACAGCCGCTCGCGCTCGATGGTTGGCGTGCGGCCCGTCAGCAGCGGAGCCTCCAGCCGCCGTGCAATCGCCTGAAGCTGCTCGATGTACTGGCCGATCACCAGCACATGATCTTCGCGATGACGTTGGGCCAGCGCTTCGAGCACCGGCAGCTTGGCCGGATTCTCCGCCGCGATCCGGTAGGCATCCTGCCGATTGTCGGCCAGCGCAGCCTCCATCCGCCGGTCGTCGTCCATGTCGATGCGCACCTCGATGCACTCCGCCTGCGCGATCCAGCCGCTTTGCTCCAGATCGCGCCAGGGCAGATCGTACTTCTTGGGACCGATCAGGCTGAACACATCGCGCTCCCGGCCATCCTCACGCACCAGCGTTGCGGTCAGGCCCAGGCGACGGCGGGCCTGTAGCTCGGCGGTGGCGCGGAAGACCGGCGCGGGCAACAGGTGGACCTCATCGTAGATCAGCAGGCCCCAGTCGCGCTCGTTGAACACGCGCATATGCGGAAACTCGCCGATCTCGCCAGTCTCCTGGTTGACCGCCATCGGTCGATAGGTGAGCATCTGATAGGTTGCGACCGTAACCGGCTTCAACTCTTTGCGCTCGCTTGAGTATTCGCCTACCTCATCCAGGCCAAGCGTCGTTTTATCCAGGATCTCGGTAATCCACTGGCGCGCGGCGATCGTGCTGGGCGTCAGAATCAGCGTGTGTGTGCGCGCCGC belongs to Herpetosiphonaceae bacterium and includes:
- a CDS encoding DNA repair helicase XPB translates to MPNIAPLIVQSDFSILADIHTPEYEAVRPQLARFAELERSPEHIHFYRITPLSLWNAAAAGMRVEDILDVLSRYSRFELPANLVRDIIEYVGRYGRLRLISEHENLLLCSDDIALLDRVCADERCQPFLRGRLTPRAVVVDLGARGELKQALVELGYPPEDLAGYSSGTPLEVELRPITARGMPFDLRDYQYEAIDSFYMNGSEHGGSGVVVLPCGAGKTVVGIGVLRAARTHTLILTPSTIAARQWITEILDKTTLGLDEVGEYSSERKELKPVTVATYQMLTYRPMAVNQETGEIGEFPHMRVFNERDWGLLIYDEVHLLPAPVFRATAELQARRRLGLTATLVREDGRERDVFSLIGPKKYDLPWRDLEQSGWIAQAECIEVRIDMDDDRRMEAALADNRQDAYRIAAENPAKLPVLEALAQRHREDHVLVIGQYIEQLQAIARRLEAPLLTGRTPTIERERLYAAFKQGAIPLLVVSKIANFAVDLPDANIAIQVSGTFGSRQEEAQRLGRILRPKADGRGARFYTLVTRDSRDQEFSAKRQLFLAEQGYRYSIVDAHEIL